The Vespula pensylvanica isolate Volc-1 chromosome 3, ASM1446617v1, whole genome shotgun sequence nucleotide sequence CTTTTTGTAGAATGATGCTCAAAAGCAgcaatcaaataatattaatacaaacaTTACTACCACTCAACGTGATGATTGTCCGTTAACTAGAGATGAAGTAGGTTCAAAAACATGGGCATTTTTACATACAATGGCAGCCCGTTATCCTGATCATCCAAGTGAAGAGCAAAAAAgtgatatgaaaaatttcatgtatatattttctaagttTTATCCCTGCCACACCTGTGCAGAAGATTTTCAAGAACAATTAAAAGATATGCCACCACAAACTGACTCGCAGAAAGTTTTGAGTCAATGGTTATGTGCTGTTCATAATGAGGTAAACAAAAAGTTAGGTAAACCAAAGTTTGATTGCAACTTAGTTGACCAAAGATGGAGAGATGGATGGTTAGATGGTTCAtgtaattgaattaaaaaaaagactcATAAACAGCAAGCATTTTCTTTACTGAAATGAATAATAGATTTATCTTGAAGTTGTAAATACATGAATAAATACCTACAAAGATATTGGTAGGCAATACAGAAACCTCAAAGATATATTCGCAGTTACAcaagattatataaatgtcTGTTTATATGgatttaatacaatatacaattttatgaaCACTATTTTtaggtaaataataattttaaggaTATATGCATGCTAGAGATCTTTTAAGATAAAACCATTCTAAAAgcataataatgatataaatattatttacaccTCATAGAAATTTTATCCATCATTTCGtacatttttacatattgctcttaagaataagaggaagaaataacaattatgAGATTGTGAATGCTGAAACTACTTTTCGGAATCGAGGTTCATAACTGTGATTTTGTCCATTACCACCAACTGGAACTACTTGGCATGTTCTAATGTGAAATGGAAAACGCGAATTTGCAATAGTAGGCCGTGTAACATAAAGAAATGTTGCATGTCCCACAAGAACAATCCAAAGAGAGCATCCTCTTACAACACTCTCCCTTATCCATTTGTCTACAAGCACAGTAATACATAGTACCTGTGAAATCAACAAAAGcatctttgtattttttatgtatacagCAAAGCATGTCTATGGAATTCTTAAGCATGTAATTAGTcagcattatatatatatatatatatatatttattattttcttatgtgTTTGCATAAGTTTAATTAAGTACCGTCAATGGATGACATAGAAACCATGCTGATCCTAAAGAAAGTAGAGACCCGTAAAAATGGACCTTCTTTGTCATTTTCTTAGTTGTTTTAAAACAACGAAGAACGAATACAATCCATGCAATCAATTTCAATGCTACTAGTCCGTAACCTGGTGGTGATTCATAGATATAAAGGACTAAACCAGGATCAAAGATTTCAAATTGATACATATACAATGCCAGCTGACAAGCTGCACTAAGACAAATGAAATATGTGAGCCATCGAATTTGTTTAGGTGTTAATGCACTTTTAGTGATAGTATAGCCGAATGCTAACAGTAGCATAAGCACTGTATATAAAGTTTCTGAACATGCTTCTAAAAGATGACCTACTAAAGAAGCACTAGTTATAAAAACTCCTTTCAGTGCAAGGTTAAAATAACtgtaaatttctaataaaatgcCTATTAATTGACATAGAAGAGAACccatgaataatttatatgaaacatGTAGGAGTCTTCTTGAGCGTAATTGTACAGCTACATAAAAGCTTAATATGAGAAGTACTACATAAATGCAAGCTGCTATTAGTAATTCTGGTAGTATATctgtaattgaaaaaatattcattaaaaataatatattactatattaagtaagtaaaaatttagtaataaaagtaaaaatttttacagaaaaaataCTTGCAAAATTCATCTGCAGAAAAGTGTTCTTTCCATATGTTACCTGGAGATGCATTTGTTA carries:
- the LOC122627606 gene encoding FAD-linked sulfhydryl oxidase ALR; amino-acid sequence: MEKPCRTCTDFKTWVKLQQQTFDSGKNDAQKQQSNNINTNITTTQRDDCPLTRDEVGSKTWAFLHTMAARYPDHPSEEQKSDMKNFMYIFSKFYPCHTCAEDFQEQLKDMPPQTDSQKVLSQWLCAVHNEVNKKLGKPKFDCNLVDQRWRDGWLDGSCN
- the LOC122627601 gene encoding transmembrane protein 145-like — translated: MSSKFLRYCITFLTLLHHVNSKILRGTLVTRENWAFLARFCFLTQQGTFRYDLNIESENSSLNLLLYYDAPHQWSSVYPSNKTCEEKKSILSVENGQIIQLSTLTSAISGCVVKNNSALHCNSYRRFQSSRPTWWFIVLSDCSTKTGLNVTYWISLTNASPGNIWKEHFSADEFYILPELLIAACIYVVLLILSFYVAVQLRSRRLLHVSYKLFMGSLLCQLIGILLEIYSYFNLALKGVFITSASLVGHLLEACSETLYTVLMLLLAFGYTITKSALTPKQIRWLTYFICLSAACQLALYMYQFEIFDPGLVLYIYESPPGYGLVALKLIAWIVFVLRCFKTTKKMTKKVHFYGSLLSLGSAWFLCHPLTVLCITVLVDKWIRESVVRGCSLWIVLVGHATFLYVTRPTIANSRFPFHIRTCQVVPVGGNGQNHSYEPRFRKVVSAFTIS